In Rhodococcus pseudokoreensis, the DNA window GGCCGCAGGCACCGAGAAGCTCGGGTGGGCGGTCTGCTCCGAGGTGGCGAACTGTCAGGAGAACAGCGACAAGGGCTCGGCCTACGCCGAGACGCTCGGCGTCGCCCCGGTCGGCACCCAGCTGATCTCCGCGAGCGCCTCCGACTACACGGCCCCCTGCCTGTCGTTCGCAGGCAAGGGCACCGACGGCATCGCGATGTACGCCGGCTACACGACCGGCACCCGCTTCGCCACGGACTGCCTCCGGCAGGGATACTCCGGCACCTTCCTGACCGCGAACTCCGGCTTCGACCAGAGCGCCTTCGGCAAGGTCAGCGGCTTCAAGTCCTACGGCAGCACCGAGGGCTTCCCCTGGTGGGCAGACGATCCCGCCGTGGCGACGTACCGCGACGCGATGGCCGAGTACTCCCCCGACGGTGCCTGGCAGTCCGGCAACGCGACGTCGATCTGGTCGTCCTTCGAGCTCTTGAAGAAGGCCCTCGACGACGCGAAGCCCGCGACGATCGACCGCGCCACTGTGATGGACGCGATGTACCAGGTGAAGGACGAGACGCTCGGCGGCCTCCTCGCCCAGCCGGTCACCTACGCCAAGGGCGAGCCCTCCCGGCCCGTCGAGTGCAGCTGGTTCCTGAAGTTCGACGCCGGCGACGACGAGCCGACGAGCATCGAGCCCGCGAAGTCCGGCAACGGCGCGACCGGCGACCTGGCGAGCACCTGCGGGGACAGCGTCGGCAGCTGACGTTCGACGAAATGTTTACGGCGCGCGACGAATCCGGCGCGGCTGACCAGATTCGATCACCTCGATCGTTCGGGCCAGTCGCGCCGGGGTGGTGTAGGACTCGATCGAGCCACTCGACCAGTAACCGGCAGTGTCGGTGACGTTCACCACCGGGTTCTCTTCCACCGCTGCCGCTCCCGATCCGATCAGGTCGTCCAGGAGGCGACCGGCGCCCAACTCCTCCACGACGTCGCCGGTGTCCAGGCCGGGTCGACGGGCGGCCAGGAACGGACGCACCGAATCCTCGAACGCCCCGAAGACCGGATGCCCGATTCCGAACGCGCGCCCGATGCCCGGATGGTCGACGACAGCCAGCAGCCCGCGCCGAAGCGCGGTCGGGTCCTCGACGAGGTCGATCACCGGCACGTAGCGGTGCGCGCCGAGCCCGGCGGCACGCAGCTCGGCCACCGCCTCGGCGACGCCGCGCGCAGCGAAGTGCGCCGCCAGCCACGCGCCGAGTTGTCCGTCCGGCACCGCGACCGACTCCTCGAGCCCGGCGACCTGAGCGAGCAGGTCCCGGCCGTCCGAGCCTGCGGCCAGGTAGAACCAGCCGTCGCGGGCACGGTAGAGCCGGTCCAGCGCATGCCGGCCCATGGCCTCGGGCCCACTCGGCTCGTCCCACGACCTGCCGTCGTACCCGATCGCGAACGGCAGCTGATGCAGCGTGGCGGTCCGTGACAGCGACGCGTTGACCTGCTGCCCCGCACCGGTGCGCAGCCGGTCCAGGAGCGCGAGCATGATGCCGAAGGCGTTCAGGTGCCCGGCCGCATGGTCGTTGACCACGACGCCGAGCATCCGCGGCGCGCCCTCACCACCGGCGCGGACGCCCATGCCGGTCACCATCTGGGCGAGCGGCTCGTGACCCCGGTAGTCGGCCCGGTAGCCGCCGTGGGAGTGCAGCGACATCGTGGAGTAGATCGCCGCCGGATTCAGCTCGCGCACCCGCTCGGCGCCGAGACCGAGCCGCTCGGCCGCTGCTGGCGTGAAGTTGTGATGGACGACGTCCATGGCGCCGATCAGATCCGGCAGCAGCCCCTGGATTCTCTCGTCCTTCAGGTCGAGGAACGCCATCCGCTTGCCGCTGCTGACCGTGCGATGGCCGTGGAAGGCGGACAGGTCGTCGGTCAGCGGGTCGGCGCGGCTCGCGGCCACCGCCGGACTGTCGACCTTGAGCACGTCGGCGCCGTACTGCGCGAGCACACGCGTACTCGTCGGTCCGGCAAGCAGACTGGCGCAGTCGAGCACCCGCACGCCGTCCAGTGCGAGGTCGTGACGCAACCGCCTCTCGCTCGACCAGGAGAACCCCTCCCCGATCCAGTCGACGTCCGCCTCCGGGCCGACGCCGTCGGGCCGCGCGGAACGGCCGCGGCGCAGCTGGGGCCGACTCTCCGAGAGCAGCACCGGAAATCCCGGCTGGACCGTCGCACCGAGCACCGGGTCGGCGACCTCGATGACCGACCGACTGGCGCGTGCATGGTCGTCGGCAAGCCACGCCCGGGTGCTCTGGCACAGCCCGAAGGCGCCCTGGAGCTCCTCTTGGCAGATGCGTTCCCAGTCCCGGCCGGACCGGGTGCCGATCAGCTCCACCAGGTCCCGCACCATCTGCTCGCACACGGCGTCGTCGAGATCGACGAGCCGGTACTGCGGAAGGAACCGGTCGAGGAACCGCTGCAGGCCGCGCAGCGGCGTGTCGAAGTAGAGGTGGGTCCCGTCGGCCGCCCTCGCGGTCTGGAGCATCCGGTGCAGGCGCGCGTAGATCGGGTTGTCCGTCTTGCGGGAGACGGGGACCTCGGCGTAGGAGCCCACCGCCTGGAAGGCCGCCTCGTGGAGCGAGACCTCGATCCACGCACCCCGGCCGGTGGAGGCGCGGGTGAGCAGTGCGCCGGCCACCCGATGCGACGCCATGAAGGCCGCGAAGGTCGAGGCCATCGGGAGCGCGCTGAAGACGGGGTCACCGTCGACCTCACCGTGCCGCGCCGGGTACAGGCCGGTCGCCGCGGCGAGCAGGCCGTCCCAGCCGGGCAGCTCGGCCCGAGGATCGTCGCGGGGGAAGGCCGGCAGCGAGCACCACACCAGCTGCGGGGCGCGCTCCCGGATGGCCGCCGGGTCCAGACCCAGTCGCTCCAGGACCCCGGGGCGGAAGTTGTCGACCACGACGTCGGCGGACTCGGCCAGCGCTGCCGCACGGGCGACGGCCCCCGGGTCGTGGAGATCGAGGCGGAGCTGCCGCTTGTTGCGATACAGCGCAGCGTTCGCCGGCGAGTCCCACCGCGGGCCGTCCGGAGGGTCGATGTGGATCACGTCGGCACCGTTGTCGCCGAGGAACATCGCCAGCATGGGTCCGGCCAGGTAGTGGCCGAGATCCAGGACACGCAACCCGCTCAGTGCACCGGTCGTCATCGGGGCCACGCCCTCTATATACATAGCTACATCATTTCTGCACAATAGAAACAAAACAAGCTTCGGACACGACGGAGCAAGTCAGGAGGCCAGGTGAGCACCAGGAGGTACGTCGTCGGTAAGGCGGCCGATCTCGCCGACGGGGAGAAGATGGCCGTCGAGGTGGGCGGCCGCTCGATCGCGATCTTCAACGTCGAGGGCCGCTACTACGGCCTGCTCAACCGCTGCCCGCACCGCGGCGCCGACCTGTGCGCGGGACGGTTCCTGCCGCGGGTGACGGCGGCGGTCCCGGGCGAGTACCACTACGACACCGAGCACACCTTCCTGGTCTGCCCGTGGCACGGCTGGGAGTTCGACGTGACCACCGGCCAGTCCTACTTCGACCCGGTGGGGATGCGCGGGCGGCCCTACAAGGTCGACGTCGAGAGCGGGGCGACCATCGCCGGGATGCAGCCCGGACCGCTCCGGGCCGAGACGGTCAGCGTCCAGGTCGAGGACGACTACCTCGTCGTCGACCTCCGCCCGCAGCGGCCACAGCGTGCCCAGTCGGCCCGCACCGAGAAGCAGGAGACTGTATGATCACCCCGACCAGGCCGGCTCTGATCGAGCCCGTCGTCGACCGCGCGGGCCGCGAGGCGTTGTGGACGGGCAGCGTCATCGACGTCGATGTGCACGCCCAGGTGCCGAGCGCCGAGACGCTCTTCCCCTACCTCGCTCAGCAGTGGGTCGACTGGTGCACCGAGCGGAACTGGAAGCAGCCACAGGGTCCGCTGTCGCACTACCCGCCGAACTCGCCGCGCACCTGCAGGCCGCAGTGGCGGCCCGCCGACGGCCGCACGCCGGCCTCGGACGTGGACCTGCTGCGCCGGCACGTCCTCGACCCGTGGGACGTCGATCGCGCAATCCTCAACTGCTACTACGGCATCGACAGCATCCGCCAGCCCGATTGGCACAACGCAATGGCAGGCGCCGTCAACGACTGGCTGATCGAGGAGTGGCTGAACAAGGACTCCCGGCTGCGTGCCTCGATGGTGCTGCCCGCCCGCGACCCGGCCTCCATGATCAGGGAGATCGAGCGGGTCGGCTCGCACCCGGGAATCGTGCAGGTGCTCCTGCCGGTGCGCACCGACGCCCTGTGGGGCCGGCGGATGTTCTTCCCGGTCTTCGAGGCGATGGCCGAGCACGGCCTGGTCGCCGGACTGCACTACGGGGGCACCGCCGACGGCGTGCCGTCGACCACGGGCTATCCGTCGTACTTCATCGAGGAATACGCCGCCGAGTGGCAGGCCTTCGGCAGCCAGATCACCAGCATGGTCGCCGAGGGCCTCTTCCGGGTCGCCCCAGACCTGCGCGTCTCCGTCCTCGAAGGCGGGTTCCTGTGGCTGCCCGCATGGGGCTGGCGGATGAACAAGGACTGGAAGGGGCTGCGTCGCGAGGTGCCGTGGCTGACCGAGCCGCCGTTCGACTTGGTGCGCAGGCACTTCCGCTTCTCCACCGCACCCACCGAGGCCGGGCCGACCCCGTTGCTGGAGAAGGCGATCGGGTGGCTGCGCAGCGAGGACCTGCTGATGTTCGCCACCGACTATCCGCACGCGCACGACGACGACCTGGCCCAGTTGCTGAGCGCGATGCCGGAGTCGATGCGGGCCAAGACCATGGCGGAGAACGCCCGGTCCTGGTATCGCCTCTGAGACGGCGATCGGCGGGCCCCGTACGTCTCGCGTACGTGGA includes these proteins:
- a CDS encoding ABC transporter substrate-binding protein, with protein sequence MSALATLTAVALAGCGADNTAGSEQTAGGADSPAAALSGTPITIGYAASMSGAQASNGLGGKAVALAWQEYTNAHGGILGHPVEITVTDTKNTVPGATSVVKGFMGDSDVDAVFMTDLVAESAMTDTFKNTDVAVISANGATNVPWTTVPGLFQDVSGAEYAARVFADVAKAAGTEKLGWAVCSEVANCQENSDKGSAYAETLGVAPVGTQLISASASDYTAPCLSFAGKGTDGIAMYAGYTTGTRFATDCLRQGYSGTFLTANSGFDQSAFGKVSGFKSYGSTEGFPWWADDPAVATYRDAMAEYSPDGAWQSGNATSIWSSFELLKKALDDAKPATIDRATVMDAMYQVKDETLGGLLAQPVTYAKGEPSRPVECSWFLKFDAGDDEPTSIEPAKSGNGATGDLASTCGDSVGS
- a CDS encoding CoA transferase; the encoded protein is MTTGALSGLRVLDLGHYLAGPMLAMFLGDNGADVIHIDPPDGPRWDSPANAALYRNKRQLRLDLHDPGAVARAAALAESADVVVDNFRPGVLERLGLDPAAIRERAPQLVWCSLPAFPRDDPRAELPGWDGLLAAATGLYPARHGEVDGDPVFSALPMASTFAAFMASHRVAGALLTRASTGRGAWIEVSLHEAAFQAVGSYAEVPVSRKTDNPIYARLHRMLQTARAADGTHLYFDTPLRGLQRFLDRFLPQYRLVDLDDAVCEQMVRDLVELIGTRSGRDWERICQEELQGAFGLCQSTRAWLADDHARASRSVIEVADPVLGATVQPGFPVLLSESRPQLRRGRSARPDGVGPEADVDWIGEGFSWSSERRLRHDLALDGVRVLDCASLLAGPTSTRVLAQYGADVLKVDSPAVAASRADPLTDDLSAFHGHRTVSSGKRMAFLDLKDERIQGLLPDLIGAMDVVHHNFTPAAAERLGLGAERVRELNPAAIYSTMSLHSHGGYRADYRGHEPLAQMVTGMGVRAGGEGAPRMLGVVVNDHAAGHLNAFGIMLALLDRLRTGAGQQVNASLSRTATLHQLPFAIGYDGRSWDEPSGPEAMGRHALDRLYRARDGWFYLAAGSDGRDLLAQVAGLEESVAVPDGQLGAWLAAHFAARGVAEAVAELRAAGLGAHRYVPVIDLVEDPTALRRGLLAVVDHPGIGRAFGIGHPVFGAFEDSVRPFLAARRPGLDTGDVVEELGAGRLLDDLIGSGAAAVEENPVVNVTDTAGYWSSGSIESYTTPARLARTIEVIESGQPRRIRRAP
- a CDS encoding Rieske (2Fe-2S) protein; amino-acid sequence: MSTRRYVVGKAADLADGEKMAVEVGGRSIAIFNVEGRYYGLLNRCPHRGADLCAGRFLPRVTAAVPGEYHYDTEHTFLVCPWHGWEFDVTTGQSYFDPVGMRGRPYKVDVESGATIAGMQPGPLRAETVSVQVEDDYLVVDLRPQRPQRAQSARTEKQETV
- a CDS encoding amidohydrolase family protein, whose protein sequence is MITPTRPALIEPVVDRAGREALWTGSVIDVDVHAQVPSAETLFPYLAQQWVDWCTERNWKQPQGPLSHYPPNSPRTCRPQWRPADGRTPASDVDLLRRHVLDPWDVDRAILNCYYGIDSIRQPDWHNAMAGAVNDWLIEEWLNKDSRLRASMVLPARDPASMIREIERVGSHPGIVQVLLPVRTDALWGRRMFFPVFEAMAEHGLVAGLHYGGTADGVPSTTGYPSYFIEEYAAEWQAFGSQITSMVAEGLFRVAPDLRVSVLEGGFLWLPAWGWRMNKDWKGLRREVPWLTEPPFDLVRRHFRFSTAPTEAGPTPLLEKAIGWLRSEDLLMFATDYPHAHDDDLAQLLSAMPESMRAKTMAENARSWYRL